A genomic segment from Syntrophotalea acetylenivorans encodes:
- a CDS encoding vitamin B12-dependent ribonucleotide reductase: MANSTPNEPQLTNNALTVLERRYLKRNEQGQVLEKPADMFRRVAQAVAAAEDLFDRGENTAALEEEFYRMLTSLEFLANSPTLMNAGRELGQLSACFVLPVEDSMESIFEAIKNTALIHKSGGGTGFSFSKVRPANDVVLSTKGVSSGPISFMKVFDAATETIKQGGTRRGANMGILRVDHPDIMDFIMAKADQTVLTNFNISVGLTEAFMEAVESGGSYDIINPRDGQVVKQKDARKVFERIVEMAWTNGEPGMVFLDRLNRDNPTPHVGEIEATNPCGEQPLLPYESCNLGSINLARMVTDDGQVDWEKLRHTVKLATRFLDNVIEINKYPLEQIGEMTRANRKIGLGIMGWADMLVLLKLSYSDSEAVELAEQLMDFITRESREASRQLAKERGSFPNFTGSSYDLAGEKVLRNATCTTIAPTGTISIIANSSSGIEPIFAVSYVRQVLDNDVLVEVHPLFEKIAKERGFYSAELMKDIAEHGTIQDFDQIPADVRRIFVTAHDITPEDHIRMQAAFQKHTDNAVSKTVNFPHDATRDQVAEVYLMAYQQGCKGVTIYRDGSRDMQVLSVAKGSEPQAAPDVPTESRKSGRKRERPRALTGSTYQMETGCGPLYVTINRDDSGLFELFTTMGKAGGCAASQCEAIGRLVSLAWRSGGQARQTIKQLIGITCHKPAGFGANRVTSCADAVAKAIQMHMLSETDDESAVLYNANSGACPDCGGPVEHEGGCCVCHACGYSECA; encoded by the coding sequence ATGGCCAACAGCACCCCCAACGAACCGCAACTTACGAACAATGCCCTGACTGTCTTGGAGCGCCGCTACCTGAAACGTAACGAGCAAGGGCAAGTGCTTGAGAAACCAGCCGACATGTTCCGTCGCGTAGCCCAGGCCGTAGCCGCCGCAGAGGACCTGTTCGACCGGGGTGAGAATACGGCTGCCCTGGAAGAAGAATTCTATCGCATGCTGACCTCCCTGGAGTTTCTCGCCAACTCCCCTACCCTGATGAACGCAGGCCGGGAACTCGGTCAACTGTCGGCTTGCTTCGTATTGCCAGTGGAAGACTCGATGGAGAGCATCTTTGAAGCCATCAAAAATACCGCTTTGATCCACAAGAGCGGCGGCGGCACAGGCTTCTCCTTTTCAAAGGTAAGACCCGCCAACGATGTGGTGCTATCCACCAAGGGGGTCTCTTCCGGCCCCATCTCCTTTATGAAAGTATTCGACGCCGCTACCGAAACCATCAAACAGGGCGGCACACGCCGGGGGGCCAACATGGGCATCCTGCGCGTCGATCATCCCGACATTATGGATTTCATCATGGCTAAGGCCGATCAAACGGTTTTGACCAATTTCAACATCTCCGTTGGCTTGACCGAAGCCTTCATGGAGGCTGTTGAGTCCGGTGGCAGTTACGACATTATCAATCCGCGAGACGGCCAGGTCGTTAAGCAAAAGGACGCCCGCAAGGTCTTTGAACGCATCGTCGAAATGGCCTGGACCAACGGCGAACCGGGCATGGTGTTTCTGGACCGCCTGAATCGCGACAATCCCACCCCCCATGTGGGAGAAATCGAAGCGACCAACCCCTGTGGCGAGCAACCGCTGCTACCTTACGAATCGTGCAACCTCGGCTCGATAAACCTGGCCCGGATGGTTACCGACGACGGTCAGGTGGATTGGGAGAAGCTGCGCCATACCGTAAAGCTGGCGACCCGCTTTCTCGACAATGTTATTGAGATCAACAAGTACCCCCTGGAGCAAATTGGCGAAATGACCCGGGCCAACCGCAAGATCGGCCTCGGCATCATGGGCTGGGCTGACATGCTGGTACTGCTGAAGCTTTCCTACAGTGACAGCGAGGCGGTGGAACTGGCTGAGCAGCTGATGGATTTCATCACCCGGGAATCCCGCGAGGCGTCCCGACAGCTGGCCAAAGAACGGGGCTCCTTTCCTAACTTTACCGGCAGCAGCTACGATCTGGCCGGAGAGAAAGTATTACGTAACGCTACCTGCACCACCATCGCGCCGACCGGTACCATCTCCATCATCGCCAACTCTTCAAGCGGCATAGAGCCGATCTTTGCCGTCTCCTATGTGCGGCAGGTGCTCGATAACGATGTGCTGGTGGAGGTTCACCCTCTCTTCGAAAAAATAGCCAAAGAGCGGGGCTTCTATTCTGCTGAACTCATGAAAGACATCGCCGAGCACGGCACTATTCAGGATTTCGACCAGATTCCGGCGGATGTGCGGCGAATCTTTGTTACCGCCCACGATATCACCCCTGAGGACCATATCCGCATGCAGGCGGCCTTTCAGAAGCACACCGACAATGCCGTTTCCAAAACGGTCAACTTTCCCCATGACGCCACCCGGGATCAGGTGGCCGAGGTCTATCTGATGGCTTACCAGCAGGGATGCAAAGGAGTGACCATCTACCGCGACGGCTCCCGGGACATGCAGGTCTTGTCGGTGGCCAAAGGCAGCGAACCGCAAGCCGCACCGGATGTGCCGACCGAATCGAGAAAAAGCGGCCGCAAGCGGGAACGCCCACGGGCTTTGACCGGCTCCACCTATCAGATGGAAACGGGCTGCGGTCCCCTCTATGTCACCATCAACCGGGACGACAGCGGACTGTTCGAGCTCTTTACCACCATGGGCAAAGCCGGCGGCTGTGCTGCCAGTCAGTGCGAAGCCATCGGCCGCCTCGTATCCCTGGCGTGGCGCAGCGGCGGCCAGGCCCGCCAGACCATCAAACAGCTGATCGGCATCACCTGCCATAAACCGGCGGGCTTCGGAGCCAACCGTGTAACCTCCTGCGCCGATGCGGTTGCCAAAGCCATTCAGATGCACATGCTTAGCGAAACCGACGACGAGTCAGCAGTCTTGTACAACGCCAATAGCGGTGCTTGCCCTGATTGTGGCGGACCCGTCGAACATGAGGGAGGCTGTTGCGTCTGCCACGCCTGCGGCTACTCGGAGTGCGCCTAA
- a CDS encoding MFS transporter: MKRTGKPVTDQGIPTLRQARFAWCMYDWANSAFATVVLAAVLPVYFAALVPAEGAILCLFGRCLSLPATALWSYAVTCSMLLVALTAPWLGAHADRCCTRRRWLITFCLAGSVATGLLAMAGPGNYLLAAGLFVAANACFAAGNIFYNAFLPMLSQGTEMVRLSARGFAFGYLGGGLALLLVFILISRPALFGLEDGAIASRVGFLLTGLWWALFALPAFRHLRDEQRPTTGTFPVGGWRGYLRMLRKVSTYPDLLRFLLAFLCYNDGIQTIIVVAAIFAREELAISQSSILGCFLMIQFVAMPGALIFGRLAGRYGSKIALLISLLLFMVVTVYAYRMEHAWQFWLLGLLVALILGGSQAISRSFYGALIPPGKNAEFYAFYAISGKCASVLGPLSFALLIQLTGSNRSAILGLAGFFVLGIGLLLTVNEKRGKQAALIESS, encoded by the coding sequence ATGAAACGAACCGGGAAGCCTGTAACGGATCAAGGAATACCGACCCTGCGTCAGGCACGCTTTGCCTGGTGCATGTACGATTGGGCCAATTCCGCCTTTGCCACCGTGGTCCTGGCGGCGGTGCTGCCGGTCTATTTTGCCGCCCTGGTACCTGCAGAGGGCGCCATCCTGTGCCTGTTCGGCCGTTGCCTTTCCCTACCGGCCACAGCCCTGTGGAGTTATGCCGTCACCTGCTCGATGCTTCTGGTGGCGCTAACCGCCCCCTGGCTCGGTGCCCATGCCGATCGTTGCTGCACACGGCGCCGCTGGCTTATCACCTTCTGCCTGGCCGGCTCTGTCGCCACCGGTCTTCTGGCAATGGCCGGTCCGGGCAATTATCTGTTGGCCGCCGGGCTCTTTGTGGCTGCCAACGCCTGTTTTGCCGCCGGCAACATTTTCTACAACGCTTTCTTGCCCATGCTGTCCCAAGGGACAGAGATGGTCCGTCTGTCAGCCCGGGGCTTCGCCTTCGGCTATCTGGGCGGCGGGCTGGCCCTGCTATTGGTCTTCATTCTCATCAGCCGTCCGGCACTCTTCGGCCTGGAGGATGGTGCAATCGCCAGCCGCGTCGGATTTCTGCTTACCGGACTCTGGTGGGCGTTGTTTGCCCTGCCCGCCTTTCGTCATCTGCGGGATGAACAACGACCCACAACCGGAACCTTTCCTGTCGGTGGCTGGCGCGGCTATCTGCGCATGTTGAGAAAAGTCTCCACCTATCCCGACTTACTGCGCTTTCTGCTGGCCTTTCTCTGCTATAACGACGGCATTCAAACCATCATCGTGGTGGCTGCCATCTTCGCCCGCGAAGAATTGGCCATCAGTCAAAGCAGCATCCTCGGTTGCTTTTTGATGATTCAGTTCGTTGCTATGCCCGGGGCACTGATTTTCGGCCGCCTGGCAGGCCGTTACGGCAGTAAAATAGCTCTATTAATCAGTCTGTTGCTGTTTATGGTGGTCACCGTTTATGCCTACCGCATGGAACATGCCTGGCAGTTCTGGTTGCTCGGCCTGCTGGTAGCACTGATTCTCGGCGGCAGCCAGGCGATCAGCCGCTCCTTCTATGGCGCCCTCATTCCCCCCGGCAAAAACGCAGAATTCTATGCCTTTTACGCCATCAGCGGTAAATGCGCTTCGGTCCTGGGGCCCCTTTCCTTTGCTCTGCTCATCCAGCTGACAGGCTCCAACCGCAGCGCCATTCTGGGACTGGCCGGCTTTTTTGTCCTCGGCATCGGATTATTGCTTACGGTCAACGAGAAGCGAGGAAAGCAAGCGGCACTGATTGAGTCGTCTTGA
- a CDS encoding rubredoxin-like domain-containing protein encodes MSKGLKWQCTVCGLTEQGATPPKTCSKCGVKSDRFIKIK; translated from the coding sequence ATGTCTAAAGGTCTTAAATGGCAATGTACTGTCTGTGGCTTGACTGAGCAAGGCGCTACCCCTCCTAAAACTTGCTCCAAATGCGGCGTGAAATCTGATCGATTCATCAAGATCAAGTAA
- the mtaB gene encoding tRNA (N(6)-L-threonylcarbamoyladenosine(37)-C(2))-methylthiotransferase MtaB: MSCRFAIATLGCKTNQFESAAMEETLTAAGYQPVPFAEGADLVIINTCTVTSATDSQSRNLIRRARRHNAGCRIVVTGCYAQVDPAALADLPGVSLVIGNEEKRDLLQRLTAEGPRVQVGDIRQQAGPALSLSSFSGRSRAFAQIQNGCDTYCSYCIIPYARGASRSVPPEQVLDQVRELVTSGYQEVVLTGIHIGGYGKDFETPGSLLQLVQRIEQETDLARLRLGSIEPQEIDDALIEAVATSSILCPHFHIPLQSGDDAVLQRMNRHYSGGYFAELVRKIIRRLPEAAIGLDVITGFPGETAQEFENTRRLIEELPISHLHVFPYSRRPGTPAADFPDQIPGPLAKERAATLRLLGEQKQQDFARRFLGRQLKVVVEGGRQDGICKGLSGNYLQIAFPGPEGLEGQLLSVTVDNLSGQTLLGRQS, from the coding sequence ATGAGTTGCCGTTTTGCCATCGCCACCCTCGGTTGTAAAACCAATCAATTCGAGTCGGCGGCTATGGAGGAGACTTTAACTGCGGCCGGATATCAGCCGGTACCGTTTGCCGAAGGTGCCGACCTGGTGATCATCAATACCTGCACGGTAACCTCCGCCACCGACAGCCAGTCCCGTAATCTGATTCGCCGCGCCCGGCGGCACAATGCCGGGTGTCGCATCGTTGTAACCGGCTGCTACGCCCAGGTCGATCCTGCCGCTCTGGCCGATCTGCCGGGAGTTTCTCTGGTCATCGGCAACGAGGAAAAGCGCGACTTGCTGCAACGACTGACCGCCGAGGGGCCACGGGTGCAGGTCGGCGATATCCGTCAACAGGCCGGTCCGGCCCTATCCCTGTCAAGCTTCTCCGGGCGCAGTCGGGCTTTTGCCCAGATTCAGAACGGCTGCGACACCTATTGTTCTTACTGCATCATTCCTTATGCTCGCGGAGCGAGTCGTTCGGTGCCCCCGGAACAGGTTCTCGACCAGGTGCGGGAATTGGTGACCAGCGGATATCAAGAGGTGGTGCTGACCGGAATCCATATCGGTGGCTATGGCAAGGACTTTGAGACGCCCGGCAGCCTGTTACAACTGGTTCAACGTATTGAGCAGGAGACCGATCTTGCCCGACTGCGACTCGGTTCCATCGAGCCACAGGAGATCGATGATGCCCTCATCGAGGCTGTAGCGACTTCGAGCATTCTCTGTCCGCATTTTCATATTCCTCTGCAATCGGGGGACGATGCTGTCCTGCAACGCATGAATCGTCATTACAGCGGCGGATACTTTGCTGAACTGGTGCGAAAGATAATTCGGCGGCTGCCGGAAGCTGCCATCGGGCTCGATGTGATCACCGGTTTTCCCGGGGAGACGGCACAGGAATTTGAAAACACCCGTCGTTTGATCGAAGAACTGCCGATCAGCCACCTGCACGTTTTTCCTTACAGCCGGCGACCGGGAACTCCGGCGGCAGACTTTCCCGACCAGATTCCGGGGCCTCTAGCCAAAGAACGAGCGGCAACACTACGTCTCCTGGGCGAACAAAAACAACAGGATTTTGCCCGGCGCTTCCTTGGTCGTCAACTGAAAGTGGTGGTGGAAGGCGGACGGCAGGATGGAATTTGCAAGGGTTTGAGTGGCAACTATCTGCAGATCGCTTTTCCCGGCCCGGAAGGGCTTGAAGGGCAGTTGCTGTCGGTGACGGTCGACAACTTGTCCGGTCAAACTTTACTTGGGCGGCAGAGTTAA
- the mnmA gene encoding tRNA 2-thiouridine(34) synthase MnmA — translation MEKKRIMVAMSGGVDSSVTAALLQQQGHEVQGMTMRVWDGPVDVATDARRVADQLGIPFHLVDLREEFQQRVVKPFCSEYMQGRTPNPCVLCNQAFKFRLLLEQAQTLGADQLATGHYVRVLERDGRYLLAKGHSVHKDQSYFLFTLTQEQLSRVRFPLGEMNKDQVRAKAVELGLSVAGKSDSQDICFIPDADYVGFLEGQCGSADRSGQIVHVDGQVLGRHEGIYRYTIGQRRGLGLAWTEPLFVVRIDAAQRQVVVGERHHLDVSELIATDCNWIMAEPSEPLRCRVRIRYRHREASATVTVLGEGRCRVVFDEPEKGITPGQAAVFYEEDLVLGGGWIA, via the coding sequence ATGGAAAAGAAACGGATCATGGTCGCCATGAGCGGCGGTGTGGATTCCAGCGTGACCGCTGCTTTGCTGCAACAGCAGGGCCACGAGGTGCAGGGTATGACCATGCGGGTCTGGGATGGCCCGGTGGATGTGGCTACCGATGCCCGTCGGGTCGCCGACCAACTCGGTATTCCCTTTCATCTGGTCGATCTGCGCGAGGAATTTCAGCAGCGGGTAGTGAAACCTTTCTGCAGCGAGTATATGCAAGGGCGCACTCCCAATCCCTGTGTTCTTTGCAATCAGGCTTTCAAGTTTCGCCTGCTGCTGGAACAGGCGCAGACCCTCGGGGCCGATCAACTGGCTACAGGACACTACGTGCGGGTGCTTGAGCGGGACGGACGCTATCTGCTGGCCAAAGGACACAGCGTTCATAAAGACCAGAGCTATTTCCTCTTTACCCTGACCCAAGAGCAGCTCAGTCGCGTCCGGTTCCCTCTTGGCGAGATGAACAAGGATCAGGTACGGGCTAAGGCCGTTGAGTTAGGGCTCTCCGTCGCGGGCAAAAGCGACAGCCAGGACATTTGTTTTATTCCCGATGCGGACTATGTCGGCTTTTTGGAAGGACAGTGCGGCAGCGCCGATCGCAGCGGTCAGATAGTGCATGTCGACGGTCAGGTGCTCGGCCGTCACGAGGGAATCTATCGCTATACCATTGGTCAGCGGCGGGGCCTCGGTCTTGCCTGGACCGAGCCGTTGTTTGTGGTGCGTATCGATGCCGCCCAGAGACAGGTGGTGGTCGGCGAGCGCCATCACCTCGATGTCAGTGAGTTGATAGCCACGGACTGCAACTGGATTATGGCTGAACCCTCCGAACCATTACGCTGCCGGGTAAGAATTCGTTACCGCCACCGGGAAGCGTCGGCTACCGTTACGGTCCTCGGAGAAGGTCGCTGCCGGGTGGTCTTTGATGAACCGGAAAAAGGTATCACCCCGGGCCAGGCTGCGGTTTTCTATGAAGAGGATCTGGTTCTGGGAGGTGGGTGGATCGCATGA
- the nifU gene encoding Fe-S cluster assembly scaffold protein NifU has translation MYSDKVIDHFTNPRNVGVIIDADGVGEKVSASCGDRMKVFLKVVDGVIEDLKFQTYGCGAAIASSSMMSELVIGKTLDEALALTNDAVAEALDGLPDPKLHCSNLAADALHDAIKNYKEEGA, from the coding sequence ATGTATTCCGATAAGGTAATCGATCATTTCACCAACCCCCGCAATGTCGGGGTCATCATTGACGCAGATGGCGTCGGCGAAAAAGTCAGCGCGTCTTGCGGCGATCGCATGAAGGTCTTTCTCAAGGTTGTCGACGGCGTTATTGAAGATCTTAAATTCCAGACCTACGGTTGCGGCGCTGCCATCGCATCTTCCTCCATGATGTCCGAACTGGTCATCGGCAAGACCCTTGACGAGGCCCTGGCCCTGACCAACGATGCTGTTGCCGAGGCCCTCGATGGCTTGCCGGACCCCAAACTGCACTGCTCCAACCTGGCGGCTGACGCTCTGCACGATGCGATAAAGAACTACAAGGAAGAGGGCGCCTGA
- the nifS gene encoding cysteine desulfurase NifS has product MKRIYMDNNATTAVRSEVLEAMLPFYKEQFGNPSSIHWAGQAVSGAVDSARGQVAQLINCQPEEIIFTSCGSEGNALAIKGSAEFLRSKGNHIITTAVEHPAVLNSCKYLEKQGFEVTVLAVDSEGMIDLAELEAAICEQTILISAMWGNNETGTLFPVAEIGAIARKHKVRFHTDAVQAVGRVPVDVQAAGVDMLTISGHKFGAPKGVGALYVRKGMGLTPLFHGGHQERNRRAGTHNVPGIVGLGVACELAITDLAEQDGRIRALRDRLEQGILSRIPEVQVNGHRLQRLPNTLNISFAYIEGEAILLFLDMKGVAASSGSACMSDSFGQSHVIGAMGVDPMMANSNIRFGLGLDNTEEDVDFILEILPEIIQKLRDMSPFYSERAAS; this is encoded by the coding sequence GTGAAACGGATCTACATGGATAACAATGCCACCACCGCGGTGCGTTCTGAGGTGCTGGAGGCGATGTTGCCCTTTTATAAGGAGCAGTTCGGTAATCCGTCCAGTATCCACTGGGCCGGTCAGGCGGTGAGCGGTGCCGTCGATAGTGCACGAGGCCAGGTAGCGCAGTTGATCAACTGCCAGCCGGAGGAGATCATCTTTACCTCCTGCGGCAGCGAAGGCAATGCTCTGGCCATCAAGGGCAGTGCGGAGTTTTTGCGTTCGAAGGGCAACCACATCATCACTACGGCTGTCGAGCATCCGGCGGTTCTGAATAGTTGCAAGTATCTTGAGAAACAAGGTTTTGAGGTAACTGTGCTGGCCGTCGACAGTGAAGGCATGATCGATCTGGCTGAATTGGAAGCGGCTATTTGTGAACAGACCATTCTCATTTCGGCCATGTGGGGCAACAACGAAACCGGGACTCTGTTTCCCGTTGCAGAAATTGGCGCCATTGCCCGCAAGCATAAGGTCCGTTTTCATACCGATGCAGTGCAGGCCGTGGGCCGAGTGCCCGTCGATGTGCAGGCCGCCGGGGTCGATATGTTGACCATTTCAGGCCATAAATTCGGAGCTCCGAAGGGGGTCGGTGCCCTCTATGTGCGCAAGGGGATGGGTTTGACACCGCTGTTTCATGGCGGTCACCAGGAGCGTAATCGGCGCGCAGGTACCCACAATGTGCCGGGCATCGTCGGGCTGGGTGTGGCTTGCGAACTGGCGATAACGGATCTGGCCGAGCAGGATGGCCGTATTCGTGCCTTGCGCGACCGCCTGGAACAGGGTATTCTGTCCCGCATTCCCGAGGTGCAGGTCAATGGCCATCGTCTGCAGCGTCTGCCCAATACGCTGAATATCAGCTTTGCCTACATCGAGGGCGAGGCGATTCTACTGTTTCTCGATATGAAAGGGGTGGCGGCGTCGAGCGGTTCGGCCTGCATGTCCGATTCCTTCGGCCAATCCCACGTGATCGGTGCCATGGGGGTCGATCCCATGATGGCCAACAGCAATATTCGCTTCGGACTGGGCCTGGATAACACCGAGGAAGATGTTGACTTTATCTTGGAAATCTTGCCTGAAATCATACAGAAACTGCGGGATATGAGTCCGTTCTACAGTGAGCGGGCTGCGAGTTAG
- a CDS encoding RrF2 family transcriptional regulator, with translation MRISNKAQYAVRAMVRLNLCVATGPVSSKTIAAKEDISLSFLEQIFVKLRRAGLVSSIRGPGGGYVLGRQADEIRIHEIIESVEQTLVPVACMDEEGRCNCDEQCITHTVWEGLGRRIRHFLSSITLADLTEDAMEQLSPAAGGLRSICHLEEKK, from the coding sequence ATGCGTATCTCGAATAAGGCACAGTACGCTGTGCGTGCCATGGTTCGCCTTAATCTTTGTGTTGCAACGGGACCGGTTTCGAGTAAGACAATCGCTGCCAAGGAGGATATCTCTCTGTCTTTTCTGGAGCAGATCTTCGTCAAGTTGCGTCGTGCCGGTCTGGTAAGCAGTATTCGCGGTCCTGGTGGTGGGTATGTGCTGGGGCGGCAAGCGGACGAGATTCGCATTCATGAAATTATCGAAAGTGTCGAGCAGACCCTGGTGCCGGTGGCCTGCATGGACGAAGAAGGGCGTTGCAACTGTGACGAGCAGTGCATCACCCATACGGTTTGGGAAGGGCTTGGCCGGCGCATTCGCCACTTCCTGTCATCGATTACCCTGGCGGATTTGACTGAAGATGCCATGGAACAGCTATCCCCGGCCGCCGGTGGCCTGCGGAGCATATGTCATTTGGAGGAAAAGAAGTGA
- the cysE gene encoding serine O-acetyltransferase: MLELLKEDLQTVFERDPAARSAMEILFCYPGFHALLFYRLAHALWSRKWYFLGRLTSHIGRFFTGIEIHPGARIGRRFFIDHGMGVVIGETTEIGDGCTLYHGVTLGGTSWAKEKRHPTLGNNVVVGAGAKVLGPFKVGDNSKIGSNSVVVKEVPVNSTVVGVPGRVVYANGVRNVEKQDLEHGQLPDPGAQALQCLFDRLNSLETRVQELSDEGLAGEPAAETSQQERG; the protein is encoded by the coding sequence TTGCTTGAGTTGCTCAAAGAAGATTTGCAGACGGTATTCGAACGGGATCCTGCGGCGCGAAGCGCTATGGAGATCCTTTTCTGCTATCCCGGTTTTCACGCCCTGCTGTTTTATCGTCTCGCCCACGCTTTGTGGTCGCGCAAGTGGTATTTTCTGGGTCGACTTACCTCCCACATAGGCCGTTTTTTCACCGGAATCGAAATCCATCCCGGTGCCCGCATAGGACGCCGTTTTTTCATTGATCATGGCATGGGTGTGGTGATCGGTGAGACTACGGAGATCGGTGACGGTTGTACCCTTTACCACGGTGTCACTCTGGGGGGGACCTCCTGGGCGAAGGAGAAGCGCCATCCGACCCTGGGTAATAATGTAGTGGTTGGCGCCGGGGCCAAAGTGCTCGGTCCTTTTAAGGTTGGTGACAACAGCAAAATCGGCTCTAACTCCGTAGTGGTCAAGGAAGTACCGGTTAATTCGACGGTAGTCGGAGTGCCGGGCCGAGTGGTCTATGCCAATGGTGTACGCAACGTCGAAAAACAGGATCTCGAGCACGGTCAATTGCCAGATCCCGGCGCTCAGGCCCTGCAATGCCTGTTTGATCGATTGAATTCCCTGGAAACACGGGTGCAGGAATTATCCGACGAAGGTTTGGCAGGCGAACCAGCCGCTGAAACTTCTCAACAGGAGCGGGGCTGA
- a CDS encoding acyl-CoA thioesterase: protein MEGFRFVMPYRVRISDINYGGHVSNAAVLSFFQDGRIGYLQQLGPFSEMDLGGCGIILPEANVQYKAEMFLGEELQIGVRIEELRRSSFIMGYRIERQGEVTAEGTTALVAFDYQERKVRRLPGAFREAVAAFEKLPQE, encoded by the coding sequence GTGGAAGGTTTTCGTTTTGTCATGCCCTATCGGGTGCGGATCAGTGATATTAATTACGGCGGTCATGTCTCCAATGCCGCGGTTCTGAGTTTCTTTCAGGATGGCCGCATCGGTTATCTGCAGCAACTCGGCCCCTTCAGCGAGATGGACCTCGGTGGTTGCGGCATCATCCTGCCCGAAGCCAACGTGCAGTACAAAGCCGAGATGTTTCTCGGCGAGGAACTACAGATCGGGGTTCGCATCGAAGAATTGCGGCGCTCGTCCTTTATTATGGGCTACCGGATCGAGCGGCAAGGCGAAGTTACCGCCGAAGGGACCACCGCCCTGGTTGCTTTTGACTATCAGGAACGCAAGGTTCGGCGTCTGCCTGGTGCCTTCCGTGAAGCTGTAGCGGCTTTTGAAAAACTGCCACAGGAATAA
- the mutM gene encoding bifunctional DNA-formamidopyrimidine glycosylase/DNA-(apurinic or apyrimidinic site) lyase, with amino-acid sequence MPELPEVETIRCGIEPFIKGRQVSRVVVRTPRLRWPIPVDLASQMCGRTVQDVERRAKYLLLRTEAGTLLIHLGMSGYLRVLEQPQAPGKHDHADIEFSGGICLRLNDVRRFGALLWLDGDPAQHPLLAGLGPEPLSEELTGDYLYQRSRGRRLAVKPFIMDSKVVVGVGNIYASEALFRAGIDPARAAGRISLVRYRRLAEAIRQVLREAITAGGTTLRDFSDQDGRPGYFAQQLQVYGRGGEPCSVCGQAIVKIQLGQRSTYFCRQCQR; translated from the coding sequence ATGCCCGAATTGCCTGAAGTCGAAACCATCCGTTGTGGCATCGAGCCTTTTATCAAAGGGCGCCAGGTTAGCCGGGTAGTTGTTCGCACGCCACGGTTGCGCTGGCCGATCCCTGTCGATCTGGCCAGCCAAATGTGCGGGCGTACCGTGCAGGATGTTGAGAGGCGGGCCAAGTATCTGCTGCTACGCACCGAAGCCGGTACTCTGCTCATTCACCTGGGCATGAGCGGTTATCTTAGGGTATTGGAGCAGCCACAGGCTCCGGGCAAGCATGATCATGCGGATATAGAATTCAGCGGGGGGATCTGTCTACGCCTCAACGATGTGCGCCGCTTCGGGGCTTTGCTGTGGCTCGATGGAGATCCGGCACAGCATCCTTTGCTGGCCGGCCTCGGTCCCGAGCCTCTGTCGGAAGAGCTGACGGGCGACTACCTGTACCAGCGGAGCAGGGGCCGTCGCCTGGCGGTCAAACCCTTCATCATGGATTCAAAGGTGGTGGTGGGAGTCGGCAACATTTACGCCAGCGAGGCGCTGTTTCGCGCCGGTATCGATCCCGCACGGGCCGCTGGGCGCATATCCTTAGTGCGCTATCGTCGCCTGGCCGAGGCTATTCGACAGGTTCTGCGGGAGGCCATAACCGCCGGAGGTACCACCCTGCGGGATTTTAGCGATCAAGATGGTCGGCCCGGTTATTTTGCTCAACAGTTACAAGTCTACGGCCGGGGCGGCGAGCCCTGTTCCGTTTGTGGTCAGGCCATTGTCAAAATTCAACTCGGTCAGCGTTCGACCTACTTTTGTCGGCAGTGTCAGCGCTGA